In a single window of the Metopolophium dirhodum isolate CAU chromosome 2, ASM1992520v1, whole genome shotgun sequence genome:
- the LOC132939205 gene encoding uncharacterized protein LOC132939205: MSVIVADSAVADSNYNLKWPQLQQFFEQQGKIEDKNIEFKCVLCKPKHKTLSTSSTSYSNLRAHIKSTHKSMLDKFNDMVKKRSLNQDKPSTLKQLNLHEFKKQKTKLSQATFDRANMELIISTVSPFSFIEHPAFLKYTNTVAQMVPVSRRTLMRNINSSFEEMKNSIIKKFNDLEYVCVTADCWTAFRRSYMGFTAHWIDPFTFERKSNAIACRRIIGKHTYDVLADMIELVLNEYKINTKVTYMVTDNASNFAKAFRLYSTTEDEIETPENDSLIYSTDIFEILSEGEERHFRLPKQLRCASHTFNLLATNDVNKLQIKDGPYKTLSRRAFGKCNALFNKQNMSTLVADKIKNHLGRYLITPNDTRWNALYDSLSFIISHFDEVENICTDIQLPCLSKPQETDFLTEYCKVMKPIAKALDILQGEKYISIGYLLPTLTAVKKSLNQLILHGNLKYCKPLVEVLISGLKKRFDTNFESSDMKLAATLEPKFKWNWAEVEMVNELKECLKARLSELIAENTECIMNDKTNEVTYDDFLHFDALENPETDKLQNLFNEYSNSSPKLPLNTFSEEIQKLYIKYNTSIPSSAHVERLFSAGGQLFDERRGSMSDDTFEMSLLLKFNKYFE, encoded by the exons atgagTGTTATCGTTGCTGATTCGGCTGTTGCcgatagtaattataatttaaaatggccACAGTTACAACAGTTTTTTGAACAACAAGGAAAGATTgaggataaaaatattgaatttaaatgtgtattatgtaaacctaaacataaaacattatcCACTTCAAGTACATCGTATTCAAACTTGAGAGCACATATTAAG aGTACACATAAATCTATGTTAGATAAGTTTAATGATATGGTTAAAAAAAGATCACTTAATCAAGATAAACCGAGTAcattgaaacaattaaatttacatgaatttaaaaaacaaaaaactaagtTGTCTCAAGCTACTTTTGATAGAGCCAACAtggaattaataattagtacgGTGTCCCCTTTTTCATTCATTGAACATCCTGCATTCCTCAAATATACTAATACTGTGGCACAAATGGTACCAGTATCTAGAAGAACATTGATGAgaaatattaattcaagtttTGAAGAAATGAAAAATTCAATTATCAAAAAGTTTAATGATTTGGAATATGTATGTGTTACTGCAGATTGCTGGACTGCATTCAGAAG GTCTTATATGGGCTTTACTGCACACTGGATTGATCCATTCACCTTTGAACGCAAGTCGAATGCCATTGCTTGTAGGCGTATAATTGGTAAACATACATATGATGTTCTAGCTGATATGATTGAACTTGTGTtgaatgaatacaaaataaatacaaaagtaaCCTATATGGTTACAGATAATGCATCAAACTTTGCTAAGGCATtcag ACTTTATAGCACTACTGAAGATGAAATAGAAACTCCAGAAAATGATTCACTTATATATTCAAcggatatttttgaaattttaagtgaAGGGGAAGAAAGACATTTTAGGCTGCCTAAACAACTGCGCTGTGCTTCGCATACATTCAATTTGCTGGCCACGAATGATgtgaataaattacaaatcaaaGATGGACCATATAAAACATTAAGTAGAAGGGCTTTTGGAAAGTGTAATGCActtttcaataaacaaaatatgagtACATTGGTggcagataaaattaaaaatcatctaGGTCGATATTTAATCACACCAAATGATACACG TTGGAATGCTTTGTATGACTCTTTGAGTTTTATTATAAGCCACTTTGATGAAGTAGAGAATATTTGTACTGATATTCAGTTGCCTTGCCTAAGTAAACCACAAGAAACAGATTTTTTGACTGAATATTGCAAa GTTATGAAACCTATTGCAAAAGCTTTAGATATACTGCAaggagaaaaatatatttctattggTTATCTTCTCCCTACATTAACAgctgtaaaaaaatcattaaatcaaCTTATATTGCACGGAAACCTAAAATATTGCAAGCCATTAGTTGAAGTGCTGATCAGTGGATTAAAAAAACG gTTTGATACAAATTTTGAATCTTCAGACATGAAATTAGCTGCTACTTTAGAACCAAAGTTTAAGTGGAATTGGGCTGAAGTAGAAATGGTCAATGAGTTGAAAGAATGTTTAAAAGCAAGATTGTCTGAGCTAATTGCAGAAAATACTGAATGTATTATGAATGATAAAACCAATGAAGTCACATATGATGATTTTTTACATTTCGATGCTTTAGAAAATCCAGAAACAGATAAActtcaaaatttatttaatgaatattcaaACTCTTCTCCTAAACTACCATTAAACACATTTTCTgaagaaatacaaaaattatatattaagtataatacaagTATTCCCTCTAGTGCTCACGTCGAGAGACTTTTTAGTGCAGGAGGCCAATTGTTCGATGAAAGGCGTGGATCTATGTCCGATGATACTTTTGAAATGTCACTTctgttaaaatttaacaaatattttgaataa